A window from Drosophila subobscura isolate 14011-0131.10 chromosome O, UCBerk_Dsub_1.0, whole genome shotgun sequence encodes these proteins:
- the LOC117896582 gene encoding trithorax group protein osa isoform X9: protein MNEKIKSPSTQGGAGAGAPAAAPPATAGSAAASAAASSGTGASVGANSASTPPTSGPPTPNNNGSDPIIQQNVGVPHPYGAPPPPGSAPGAPPDPVAVMHYHHLHQQQQQQQQQQHPPPPPHMQHHGGPAPPPGAPEHAPGVKDEYGAAVAHLPPPHAHPAYARYHTGDPNMDPYRYGQPSPGGKHPQPHQQQQPQQQQQQQPPGAGGSPNRPPQQQQQRYIPGQPPQGPTPTLNSLLQSSNPPPPPQHRYANSYDPQQAASAAAAAAAAAQQQQQQAGGPPPPPPGHGPPPPQHQPSPYGAQQGGWAPPPRPYSPQLGPSQQYRTPPPTNTSRGQSPYPPAHGQNSGSYPSSPQQQQAQAQQQQAGQQPGGAGPGGPPPGAAQQQPQQNTPPTSQYSPYPQRYPTPPGLPAAGPNHRTAYSTHQYPEPNRPWPGGSSPSPGPGHPLPPASPHHVSQALQQQQPPPPHAAAGGPPPSSPGHAPSPSPQPSQASPSPHQELIGQNSNDSSSGGAHSGMGSGPPGTPNPQQVMRPTPSPTGSSGSRSMSPAVAQNHPISRPASNQSSSGGPMQQPPVGAGPPPMPPHPGLPGGPPQQQSQQQQASNSASSASNSPQQTPPPGPPPSQGMNNMGTPPPPPQGASGGGYPMPPHMHGGYKMGGPGQSPGAQGYPPQQPQQYPPGNYPPRPQYPPGAYATGPPPPPSSQGAGGANSMPSGAQGGGYPGRSMPNHSGGSPHGQYPPYQWVSPSPQQQAGAPPGGAMVGNHVQGKGTPPPPVVGPPPPQGSGSPRPLNYLKQHLQHKGGYGGSPTQPQGPQGYGNGPTGMHPGMPMGPPHHMGPPHGPTNMGPPTSTPPQSMLGGQGQPPGGPDNAGTEHISQDNGISSSGPTGATGLHPVTAVVTTGPDGTPMDEVSQQSTLSNASAASGEDPQCTTPKSRKNDPYSQSHLAPPSTSPHPVVMHPGSGGPGEEFDMSSPPNWPRPAGSPQVFNSHVPVQQEPFRSTTKKSDSLCKLYEMDDNPDRRGWLDKLRSFMEERRTPITACPTISKQPLDLYRLYIYVKERGGFVEVCKVTKSKTWKDIAGLLGIGASSSAAYTLRKHYTKNLLTFECHFDRGDIDPLPIIQQVEAGSKKKTAKAASVPSPGGGHLDAGTTNSTGSSNSQDSFPAPPGAAPNAAIDGYAGYPGGSPYPGASGPQPDYAAAGQMQRPPSQSNPQTPHPGSPYPSQPGAYGQYGASDQYNATGPPGQPFGQGQGQYPPQNRNMYPPYGPEGEAPPAGANQYGPYGSRPYSQPPTGGPQPPAQAVAGGPPTSGSPVAPPTGGYAPGTPTQQDYYRPPPDQSPQPRRHPDFIKDPQPYPGYNARPQIYGAWQGGAQQYRPQYPTSPAPQSWGGAPPRGAAPPPGAPHGPPIQQPAGVAQWEQHRYPPQQAPPPPPQQQQQQQQQQQQQPPYQQVAPPGQQQPQAPPQWAQMNAGQPSQPGIAPPGSPLRPPSGPASQQQRMPGMPPQQQPPGSQQPPQQPPHGGVPSPGMPQVPGGMVKPPYAMPPPPSQTVGQPIGQPAPGGMLPQKQPPIVGPGMPQPLQQQPPHQQHPHPHPHQQHPQHPQHPQHPQHPQHAQHQHQLPPNQQQQQQQQPGGYAPQVSGGGPGAQLVKKELIFPHDSVESTTPVLYRRKRLTKSDVCPVDPWRIFMAMRSGLLTECTWALDVLNVLLFDDSTVQFFGISNLPGLLTLLLEHFQKNLAEMFDERCEEPLDEAEDDADSGTVMGTGTGTGAIEHRVRAGRQSRCVRSICSYNRKRHYENMDRKNGGGSDSEDADEGIDLGQVRVQPNPEERSLLLSFTPNYTMVTRKGVPVRIQAAEQDIFVDERQKAWDIDTNRLYEQLEPVGCNAWTYGFTEPDPLDGIIDVFKSEIVNIPFARYVRSEKAKTRQGTDTDAATPSPKPEIKQEENTTTNSTEDGNLLQESFNKKRRLVSGGDSSNSNGEAGEGSAEVKKSKLADEIAATKAEVKKEPGTGTGTSGTTETSDSDCRAVDMEIESPSLQQQQQQQRLTNGIASSSSPPLGAFDPRATVRDAAQVLQRKRDSSYEDECYTRDEASLYLVNESQDSLARRCIALSNIFRNLTFVPGNETVLAKSTRFLAVLGRLLLLNHEHLRRTPKTRNYDREEDTDFSDSCSSLQGEREWWWDYLITIRENMLVAMANIAGHLELSRYDELIARPLIDGLLHWAVCPSAHGQDPFPSCGPNSALSPQRLALEALCKLCVTDANVDLVIATPPFSRLEKLCAVLTRHLCRNEDQVLREFSVNLLHYLAAADSAMARTVALQSPCISYLVAFIEQAEQTALGVANQHGLNFLRENPDSMGTSLDMLRRAAGTLLHLAKHPDNQSLFMQQEQRLLGLVMSHILDQQVALVISRVLYRVSRGASRMHSVEFRLLQQRQQQQQLQQLRPAENQALAASAEAAAAAAAAASAAAAAAPSSGVKLESGSGEANAEPSGADVKPSPAAPCTSSSSTSGSGMISSAVINDENSNSSQQLPPAATFNDVSNSSTNSNSCGTASSNQTNNSTTNSSSNSSLGSQSTSTMNNAPTTPAAHATPQSVAEQQSQQQQQQVSKAVAAVGLASSNLTGSLSNATSAASAAPPPSSSSSAASGTATAVSQQAAAPPPTNAGTTTAVA, encoded by the exons ATGAATGAGAAAATAAAGTCGCCGTCAACCCAGGGAGGTGCTGGAGCCGGagcccccgctgctgctccacccgCGACAGCTGGGAGTGCGGCCGCCTCCgctgcagccagcagtggTACAGGTGCCAGTGTCGGTGCCAATTCTGCATCTACGCCACCCACTTCCGGCCCACCCACGcccaacaacaacggcagcgaTCCGATCATACAGCAAAATGTCGGAGTGCCGCACCCCTATGGcgccccaccaccacctggCTCGGCACCAGGTGCACCACCGGACCCGGTGGCGGTAATGCACTACCACCatctgcatcagcagcaacagcaacaacagcagcagcagcatccgccgccaccgccccaCATGCAGCATCACGGCGGGCCGGCGCCGCCGCCAGGAGCACCTGAGCATGCGCCCGGCGTGAAGGACGAGTACGGTGCGGCGGTGGCTCACCTACCACCGCCCCACGCTCATCCTGCCTACGCGCGGTACCACACGGGCGACCCCAACATGGATCCATACCGCTACGGCCAGCCATCGCCCGGCGGCAAGCACCCGCAgccccatcagcagcagcaaccacaacaacagcagcagcagcagccccctgGTGCGGGCGGCTCGCCCAATAGgcctccacagcagcagcagcaacgttaCATCCCTGGCCAGCCGCCTCAGGGACCCACGCCCACGCTGAACTCCTTGCTGCAGTCCTCGAATCCGCCGCCGCCCCCGCAGCACCGCTATGCGAATAGCTATGATCCCCAGCAAGCCGCctcagcagcggcggcggcggcagcagcagcccaacagcaacaacagcaggcggGAGGACCCCCGCCTCCACCCCCAGGACATGGACCGCCTCCGCCACAACATCAGCCATCGCCGTACGGAGCGCAACAGGGCGGCTGGGCACCGCCTCCACGACCCTATAGTCCTCAGTTGGGGCCGTCGCAGCAGTATAGGACGCCACCACCG ACAAACACTTCCAGGGGTCAATCGCCCTATCCGCCAGCTCACGGTCAAAATTCAGGTTCCTATCCTAGttcgccgcagcagcagcaggcacaggcacaacagcagcaggcgggtCAGCAGCCTGGCGGTGCTGGACCGGGAGGACCTCCGCCGGGCGCcgcacagcaacagcctcaGCAGAACACACCGCCAACATCTCAATATTCGCCGTACCCGCAAAGATACCCCACTCCGCCTGGACTGCCGGCCGCGGGACCCAATCATCGAACTGCCTACTCGACGCACCAG TATCCGGAACCGAATCGACCCTGGCCTGGCGGCTCCTCGCCCAGTCCTGGTCCAGGACATCCATTGCCGCCCGCCTCCCCGCACCATGTGTCGCAGgcactgcaacagcaacagcccccTCCGCCGCATGCCGCCGCCGGAGGACCCCCACCCAGCAGTCCAGGCCATGCGCCCAGTCCCTCGCCACAGCCCTCGCAGGCATCACCCTCTCCGCATCAG GAGCTGATTGGTCAGAACAGCAACGACAGCTCCAGCGGCGGGGCGCACAGTGGCATGGGCTCCGGTCCGCCCGGCACACCCAATCCCCAACAAGTCATGCGGCCCACCCCTTCTCCCACTGGCTCATCTGGTTCGCGTTCCATGTCCCCAGCAGTGG CACAAAATCATCCAATCTCGCGTCCAGCGAGCAACCAGTCGAGCAGCGGCGGTCccatgcagcagccaccggTGGGAGCTGGGCCACCACCAATGCCCCCTCATCCGGGTCTACCAGGCGGACCGCCTCAGCAGCaatctcagcagcagcaggcctcGAACTCCGCCTCATCCGCGAGCAACTCGCCCCAACAGACCCCGCCACCGGGACCGCCGCCCAGTCAAGGAATGAATAACATGGGCACGCCCCCACCTCCGCCTCAAGGTGCGTCCGGCGGGGGTTACCCAATGCCGCCGCACATGCACGGAGGCTACAAGATGGGCGGTCCGGGCCAGAGTCCTGGAGCGCAAGGCTATCccccgcagcagccgcagcaataTCCACCAG GCAACTACCCGCCACGGCCGCAGTATCCGCCCGGAGCCTACGCAACCggaccgccaccgccaccaagCAGCCAAGGCGCCGGCGGAGCCAACAGCATGCCCTCTGGAGCCCAGGGAGGTGGCTATCCGGGACGGTCGATGCCCAATCACAGCGGCGGGAGTCCACACGGGCAGTATCCGCCCTACCAGTGGGTGTCGCCATCGCCACAGCAGCAAGCCGGTGCTCCGCCTGGCGGCGCGATGGTTGGCAACCACGTGCAGGGCAAGGGCACACCGCCGCCCCCCGTGGTGGGACCACCGCCTCCTCAGGGCAGTGGCTCGCCCCGCCCACTCAACTATCTGAAGCAGCATTTACAGCACAAAGGTGGCTACGGAGGTAGCCCCACGCAGCCGCAGGGACCGCAGGGCTACGGCAACGGGCCGACAGGAATGCATCCCGGCATGCCTATGGGTCCTCCCCACCACATGGGACCGCCGCACGGGCCTACCAACATGGGTCCGCCCACGAGCACACCGCCCCAGTCGATGCTCGGTGGCCAGGGTCAACCGCCTGGCGGTCCGGACAACGCTGGCACTGAGCACATATCGCAGGACAACGGGATAAGCTCCTCCGGTCCGACAGGCGCTACCGGGCTGCACCCGGTCACGGCCGTGGTCACCACTGGTCCTGATGGAACGCCCATGGATGAAGTCAGTCAACAGAGCACGCTCTCGAATGCATCAGCTG CCTCCGGCGAAGATCCCCAATGCACCACACCAAAGTCGCGAAAGAATGATCCTTATAGCCAAAGTCATTTAGCCCCTCCGAGCACATCCCCGCATCCCGTTGTGATGCACCCGGGCAGCGGCGGCCCCGGCGAGGAGTTCGACATGAGTTCGCCACCCAATTGGCCGCGTCCGGCTGGCAGTCCG CAGGTGTTCAACAGCCATGTACCCGTGCAGCAGGAGCCCTTCCGCAGCACGACGAAGAAGTCTGACTCCCTGTGCAAGCTGTACGAAATGGACGACAATCCAGACAGGCGCGGATGGCTGGACAAGCTGCGGTCTTTCATGGAGGAGAGGCGGACGCCGATAACCGCCTGCCCAACCATCTCAAAACAGCCACTCGATTTATATAggttatatatttatgtaaaagaACGTGGCGGATTCGTCGAGGTATGCAAG GTGACAAAGAGCAAGACCTGGAAGGACATTGCCGGCCTCCTGGGCATcggggccagcagcagtgcagcgTACACGCTGCGGAAGCATTACACCAAGAATCTGTTGACTTTCGAGTGCCACTTTGATCGCGGCGACATCGATCCCCTGCCCATCATCCAGCAGGTGGAGGCCGGCAGCAAGAAGAAGACTGCCAAGGCCGCCTCCGTCCCCTCGCCA GGTGGTGGCCATTTGGATGCTGGGACAACCAATTCGACAGGCTCGTCGAACTCGCAGGACTCATTCCCGGCCCCGCCAGGTGCCGCCCCGAACGCTGCGATCGATGGCTATGCAGGCTATCCGGGCGGCAGTCCGTACCCCGGCGCCAGTGGGCCGCAGCCGGACTATGCGGCGGCAGGCCAGATGCAGCGACCGCCCTCGCAGAGTAACCCGCAGACACCTCATCCCG GCTCTCCCTATCCATCACAACCCGGAGCTTATGGCCAGTATGGTGCGAGCGATCAGTACAATGCCACAGGACCGCCTGGCCAGCCGTTTGGACAAGGCCAAGGACAGTATCCGCCACAGAACCGCAATATGTACCCTCCCTACGGGCCGGAGGGGGAAGC TCCACCGGCTGGTGCCAATCAATATGGACCCTATGGCAGCCGGCCGTACAGTCAGCCCCCGACAGGTGGACCCCAGCCACCGGCACAGGCAGTTGCGGGCGGGCCACCCACGAGTGGATCACCTGTGGCGCCACCGACTGGCGGCTATGCACCGGGAACACCCACGCAGCAGGACTACTATCGGCCACCACCCGATCAG AGTCCACAGCCGCGAAGGCATCCCGATTTCATCAAGGATCCACAGCCTTATCCAGGCTACAATGCAAGGCCACAGATTTACG GAGCATGGCAGGGCGGTGCGCAGCAGTATCGACCACAGTATCCGACATCGCCAGCACCGCAGTCCTGGGGAGGTGCACCACCGCGTGGGGCAGCACCGCCACCTGGTGCCCCTCATGGGCCGCCGATTCAACAGCCCGCAGGAGTGGCTCAGTGGGAGCAGCATAGGTATCCGCCACAACAGgctccgccgccgcctccgcagcagcagcaacaacaacagcaacaacaacagcagcagccaccataCCAACAGGTGGCACCACCcggacaacagcagccgcaggcgCCTCCCCAGTGGGCACAGATGAACGCTGGTCAGCCGAGTCAGCCCGGCATAGCTCCTCCAGGATCCCCGCTACGACCCCCGTCTGGGCCGGcgagtcagcagcagcggatgcCCGGCatgccgccacagcagcagcctccgggaagccagcagccaccacagcaaCCGCCACACGGTGGCGTCCCCTCGCCAGGTATGCCCCAGGTGCCTGGAGGGATGGTGAAGCCACCGTATGccatgccaccgccaccatcTCAGACGGTGGGCCAGCCCATCGGCCAGCCGGCACCAGGTGGAATGCTTCCGCAGAAGCAGCCGCCCATCGTCGGTCCGGGaatgccgcagccgctgcagcagcagcctccccaccagcagcatccacatccacatccgcaccagcagcacccacaacatccacaacatccacagcatccacagcatccacagcatgcacagcatcagcatcaactgCCGCccaatcaacagcagcagcagcagcagcagcccggtGGCTATGCTCCGCAGGTCTCCGGAGGCGGGCCCGGGGCTCAGTTGGTGAAGAAGGAGCTGATCTTCCCGCACGACAGCGTTGAGTCGACGACCCCGGTGCTCTACAGGAGGAAGCGCCTGACCAAGTCGGATGTGTGCCCCGTGGATCCGTGGCGgatatttatggccatgcGATCCGGACTGCTCACGGAGTGCACGTGGGCCCTGGACGTGCTCAATGTGCTGCTCTTCGATGACTCCACGGTGCAGTTTTTCGGCATCTCGAATCTGCCAGGCCTGTtgacgctgctgctcgagCACTTCCAGAAGAATCTCGCCGAGATGTTTGACGAACGCTGTGAGGAGCCACTGGATGAGGCGGAAGACGATGCGGACAGTGGCACAGTcatgggcacgggcacgggcacgggcgcCATCGAGCACAGAGTGCGGGCCGGACGACAGAGCCGGTGTGTGCGGAGCATCTGTAGTTACAACCGAAAGCGTCACTACGAGAATATGGACCGGAAGAACGGGGGAGGCAGCGACTCCGAGGACGCCGACGAAGGCATCGATCTGGGCCAGGTGAGAGTACAACCAAATCCCGAGGAGCGCTCCCTGCTGCTCTCGTTCACGCCCAACTACACGATGGTCACCAGGAAGGGTGTGCCTGTGCGCATCCAGGCGGCGGAGCAGGACATTTTCGTGGACGAGCGCCAGAAGGCGTGGGACATTGACACCAACAGGCTGTacgagcagctggagccggTCGGCTGTAATGCCTGGACCTATGGCTTCACCGAGCCGGATCCGCTCGACGGCATCATTGACGTCTTCAAGTCTGAGATCGTAAACATTCCATTCGCACGCTATGTCCGCTCCGAGAAGGCGAAAACGCGCCAGGGCACTGACACTGACGCGGCCACCCCCAGCCCCAAGCCTGAAATCAAGCAAGAGGAGAACACGACGACGAACAGCACTGAGGATGGCAATCTCCTCCAGGAGTCATTTAACAAAAAGCGGCGCCTGGTCAGCGGCGGCGacagtagcaacagcaacggtgAAGCCGGAGAAGGATCTGCCGAGGTCAAGAAATCCAAACTGGCTGATGAGATCGCTGCCACAAAGGCCGAGGTGAAGAAGGAaccgggaacgggaacgggaacatCCGGGACGACGGAGACCAGTGACAGCGATTGTCGAGCCGTTGACATGGAAATCGAGTCGCCCAgcctgcagcaacagcagcagcagcagcgtctaaCCAACGGAATAGCATCCTCCTCGTCGCCGCCGTTGGGCGCCTTCGATCCCAGAGCGACGGTGCGGGATGCGGCGCAAGTGCTGCAGCGGAAACGCGACTCCAGCTACGAGGACGAGTGCTACACGCGGGACGAGGCCTCGCTCTACCTGGTAAACGAGAGCCAGGACTCGCTTGCACGCCGCTGCATCGCCCTCTCAAACATTTTCCGCAATCTAACCTTTGTGCCCGGCAACGAGACGGTGCTGGCCAAGTCTACGCGATTCCTGGCCGTCCTGGGgcgtctgctgttgctgaacCACGAGCACCTGCGGCGCACACCGAAGACGCGCAACTACGACCGCGAGGAGGACACCGACTTCAGCGACTCGTGCAGCTCGCTGCAGGGGGAGCGCGAGTGGTGGTGGGACTACCTGATTACCATTCGGGAAAATATGCTAGTGGCGATGGCCAACATAGCCGGACACCTCGAGCTCTCCCGCTACGACGAGCTGATCGCCCGCCCCCTCATAGACGGACTTCTGCATTGGGCCGTCTGTCCTAGCGCCCACGGCCAGGACCCGTTCCCCTCGTGCGGACCCAACTCTGCGCTCTCTCCGCAGCGCCTAGCGCTGGAAGCGCTCTGCAAGCTGTGCGTGACGGATGCGAACGTGGACCTGGTCATTGCGACGCCACCGTTCTCCCGCCTCGAGAAGCTGTGCGCGGTGCTGACGCGCCATTTGTGCCGTAACGAAGACCAGGTGCTCCGTGAGTTCTCTGTGAATCTGCTGCACTACCTGGCTGCGGCGGACAGTGCCATGGCGCGGACGGTGGCACTGCAGTCGCCGTGCATTTCGTATTTGGTGGCCTTCATCGAGCAGGCCGAACAAACAGCCTTGGGCGTGGCCAACCAGCACGGACTCAACTTCCTGCGAGAGAACCCCGACTCGATGGGCACCAGCCTGGACATGCTGCGGCGGGCGGCCGGCACTCTGCTGCACCTGGCCAAGCATCCTGACAACCAGTCGCTCTTCATGCAGCAGGAACAGCGGCTCCTAGGGCTGGTCATGTCACACATCCTCGACCAGCAGGTGGCCTTGGTCATCTCGCGGGTACTGTACCGTGTGTCGCGCGGAGCGAGCCGGATGCACTCGGTGGAGTTCAGACTgttgcagcagcgacagcagcagcaacagcttcaaCAGCTGCGTCCTGCGGAGAATCAAGCTTTGGCTGCAAGtgcggaagcagcagcggcagcagcagcagcagcatcggcagcagcagcagcagcaccaagcaGCGGAGTGAAATTGGAGTCTGGCAGTGGAGAAGCGAATGCTGAGCCAAGTGGCGCTGATGTCAAGCCATCGCCAGCAGCCCCATGCACGTCTTCATCATCGACATCCGGCAGCGGAATGATCTCCTCGGCGGTGATCAACGAtgagaacagcaacagcagccagcaactaCCGCCGGCAGCCACCTTCAACGACgtgagcaacagcagcaccaacagcaacagctgcgggacggccagcagcaaccagacCAACAACAgtaccaccaacagcagcagcaacagcagtctgGGCAGCCAGTCCACCTCCACCATGAACAATGCCCCGACCACGCCAGCAGCCCACGCAACTCCACAATCGGTCGCcgagcagcagtcgcagcagcagcagcagcaggtgagcAAAGCCGTCGCCGCAGTCGGACTGGCATCGTCGAACCTTACCGGGAGCCTGAGCAATGCCACTTCAGCTGCATCTGCAGCGCCGCCTCCCTCCTCGTCATCGAGTGCGGCCTcgggcacagccacagccgtgtcgcagcaggcggcggcaccaCCGCCAACGAATGCGGGAACGACGACAGCCGTTGCGTAG